A region from the Mycolicibacterium litorale genome encodes:
- the fadD32 gene encoding long-chain-fatty-acid--AMP ligase FadD32, producing the protein MPFHNPFIKDGLIKFPDNGNLVRHVERWAKVRGDKLAYRFLDFSTEREGVARDLTWADFGARNRAVGARLQQVTQPGDRVAILCPQNLDYLIAFFGTLYSGRIAVPLFDPNEPGHVGRLHAVLDDCTPSAILTTTEAAEGVRKFFRTRPANQRPRVIAVDAVPNEVGQTWESVDITRETIAYLQYTSGSTRIPTGVQITHLNLATNVVQVIEALEGEEGDRGVSWLPFFHDMGLITIMISPMIGHYISFMTPAAFVRRPGRWIREMARKDGETGGVISVAPNFAFDHAAARGVPREGEPPLDLSNVKALLNGSEPISAATVRNFNEAFGPYGFRPQAIKPSYGLAEATLFVSTTPVNESPKIVTVDRDELNSHRFVEVPPDSDKAVAQASAGKVGIAEWAVIVDHDTATELPDGQIGEIWISGQNMGTGYWGKEEETQATFRNILKSRTSPSHAEGAPDDAMWVRTGDYGAYHDGDLYITGRVKDLVIIDGRNHYPQDLEYSAQEATKALRTGFVAAFSVPANQLPDEVFENAHAGLKRDPDDTSEQLVIVGERAPGAHKLDMGPIADDIRAAIAVRHGVTVRDVLLTPAGAIPRTSSGKIGRRACRSAYLDGSLRAGKVANAFPDETD; encoded by the coding sequence ATGCCGTTCCACAACCCGTTCATCAAGGACGGCCTCATCAAGTTCCCCGACAACGGGAACCTGGTGCGTCACGTCGAACGATGGGCGAAGGTGCGTGGCGACAAACTGGCGTACCGCTTCCTCGACTTCTCCACCGAGCGTGAGGGCGTCGCACGGGACCTGACGTGGGCCGACTTCGGCGCCCGCAACCGTGCGGTCGGGGCGCGGCTGCAGCAGGTGACCCAGCCGGGTGACCGCGTCGCGATCCTGTGCCCGCAGAACCTCGACTACCTCATCGCGTTCTTCGGCACGCTGTACTCCGGCCGCATCGCGGTGCCGCTGTTCGACCCGAACGAGCCCGGCCACGTCGGCCGCCTGCACGCGGTCCTCGACGACTGCACACCGTCGGCGATCCTGACCACCACCGAGGCCGCCGAGGGCGTGCGCAAGTTCTTCCGCACCCGGCCGGCCAATCAGCGGCCCCGCGTCATCGCCGTCGACGCGGTCCCCAACGAGGTCGGGCAGACCTGGGAGTCGGTCGACATCACCCGGGAGACCATCGCCTACCTGCAGTACACCTCGGGCTCGACGCGCATCCCGACCGGTGTGCAGATCACCCACCTCAACCTCGCCACCAACGTCGTGCAGGTCATCGAGGCACTCGAGGGCGAAGAGGGCGACCGTGGCGTGTCCTGGCTGCCGTTCTTCCACGACATGGGCCTGATCACGATCATGATCTCGCCGATGATCGGGCACTACATCTCGTTCATGACGCCCGCCGCGTTCGTCCGCAGGCCCGGCCGCTGGATCCGCGAGATGGCGCGCAAGGACGGCGAGACCGGCGGCGTCATCTCGGTCGCCCCCAACTTCGCGTTCGACCACGCCGCCGCCCGCGGCGTGCCGCGCGAGGGTGAGCCGCCGCTGGACCTGTCGAACGTCAAGGCGCTGCTCAACGGCAGCGAGCCGATCTCGGCGGCCACCGTGCGCAACTTCAACGAGGCGTTCGGCCCGTACGGGTTCCGCCCGCAGGCCATCAAACCGTCCTACGGCCTGGCCGAGGCCACGCTGTTCGTGTCGACGACGCCGGTCAACGAGTCCCCGAAGATCGTCACCGTCGACCGCGACGAGCTCAACAGCCACCGTTTCGTCGAGGTGCCGCCGGATTCCGACAAGGCGGTCGCCCAGGCGTCGGCGGGCAAGGTCGGCATCGCGGAGTGGGCGGTCATCGTCGACCACGACACGGCCACCGAGCTGCCCGACGGCCAGATCGGCGAGATCTGGATCTCCGGCCAGAACATGGGCACCGGGTACTGGGGCAAGGAGGAGGAGACCCAGGCGACGTTCCGCAACATCCTCAAGTCGCGGACCAGCCCCAGCCACGCCGAAGGCGCGCCGGACGACGCCATGTGGGTGCGTACCGGCGACTACGGCGCCTACCACGACGGCGACCTGTACATCACCGGCCGCGTCAAGGACCTGGTGATCATCGACGGCCGCAACCACTACCCGCAGGACCTCGAGTACTCGGCGCAGGAGGCCACCAAGGCGCTGCGCACCGGGTTCGTGGCCGCGTTCTCGGTGCCGGCCAACCAGCTGCCCGACGAGGTGTTCGAGAACGCGCACGCCGGTCTCAAACGCGACCCCGACGACACGTCCGAGCAGCTCGTCATCGTCGGTGAGCGGGCGCCGGGTGCCCACAAGCTCGACATGGGCCCGATCGCCGACGACATCCGCGCCGCGATCGCGGTGCGCCACGGCGTCACCGTGCGCGACGTGCTGCTCACCCCGGCCGGTGCGATCCCGCGCACCTCGAGCGGCAAGATCGGCAGGCGCGCGTGCCGGTCGGCCTACCTGGACGGCAGTCTGCGCGCCGGGAAGGTCGCCAACGCCTTCCCCGACGAGACCGACTGA